Proteins from a genomic interval of Salinivibrio kushneri:
- the mutH gene encoding DNA mismatch repair endonuclease MutH, with amino-acid sequence MTPPPASEQILMERALALAGLTLGEVSETLSIPCPASLTREKGWIGMLLETCLGANAGSKPEQDFAHLGIELKTIPVNREGKPLETTFVCVAPLTGIAGIRWENSHVRQKLSRVLWVPVEGERDIPVSQRCIGTPLLWSPSQEEEAQLRADWEELMDWVALGRVTEITARQGESLQLRPKAANGKALTDAFGPSGEPIRTLPRGFYLRTQFTHQILRRYFVDPK; translated from the coding sequence GTGACACCGCCCCCCGCATCTGAGCAGATATTGATGGAACGCGCGCTTGCCCTTGCTGGTTTGACCCTTGGCGAAGTCAGCGAGACACTGTCGATCCCTTGTCCAGCGTCACTCACACGGGAGAAAGGCTGGATTGGCATGCTACTCGAAACCTGTTTGGGTGCCAACGCGGGCAGCAAACCCGAACAAGACTTCGCACATTTAGGTATTGAGCTAAAAACCATTCCCGTTAACCGTGAGGGAAAACCACTGGAAACCACCTTTGTGTGTGTGGCGCCACTCACTGGGATCGCGGGGATACGCTGGGAAAATAGTCATGTGCGGCAAAAGCTATCACGGGTTTTGTGGGTGCCGGTTGAAGGCGAACGCGATATACCGGTATCACAGCGCTGCATTGGCACGCCATTATTATGGTCTCCTAGCCAAGAGGAAGAAGCGCAACTGCGCGCCGATTGGGAAGAGTTAATGGATTGGGTGGCTCTCGGTCGCGTGACGGAAATCACCGCCCGCCAAGGTGAGTCGCTCCAACTACGGCCCAAAGCGGCCAACGGTAAAGCCCTGACCGACGCTTTCGGCCCCAGTGGTGAGCCGATCCGTACCTTGCCGCGCGGCTTCTATTTACGCACCCAGTTTACCCACCAGATCTTGCGTCGTTACTTTGTGGATCCGAAATAA
- a CDS encoding PACE efflux transporter → MRTKADRWRHAIGFELTGLILVVLGLNWILGADIGHLGIMGAIFSVLATLWNYVYNIGFDKAMLAWRGSVLKTLPLRLLHAVIFEAGLLIATIPFIMWWLSMSFWQALSMDIGLVLFYLVYAFVYNWLYDYLFPIPNAQSQQG, encoded by the coding sequence ATGCGAACAAAAGCAGATAGATGGCGTCATGCTATCGGTTTTGAACTAACGGGCTTGATCTTGGTGGTCTTGGGGCTCAATTGGATCCTCGGGGCGGACATCGGTCACCTTGGGATCATGGGCGCGATTTTTTCGGTGCTCGCCACCCTTTGGAATTATGTCTACAACATTGGCTTTGATAAAGCGATGCTGGCATGGCGGGGCTCAGTGCTTAAAACCTTACCGCTGCGTCTGCTGCATGCGGTGATCTTTGAAGCCGGACTGCTGATTGCGACCATTCCCTTTATCATGTGGTGGCTGTCGATGAGCTTTTGGCAAGCACTCAGTATGGATATCGGGCTAGTCCTATTTTATCTCGTGTATGCGTTTGTTTATAACTGGCTGTACGACTATCTGTTTCCAATCCCAAATGCGCAATCCCAGCAGGGCTGA
- a CDS encoding GntR family transcriptional regulator has protein sequence MLKPRYMQIADLLTEQIKDGTLTPGAMMPTEATLQATYDVSRVTIRKAMKVLVDNDLLYRVRGSGSYVKAPKAQHNAFQLMGFIEEVSAQGKTPSSKVIAFETSPCSHTIASKLNLEEGTLIYEIQRLRLIDGEPEILECTYLPVAMFTDLSIEVMQTSKYDYIERHKGMQIAKSRQCVWPDSTSTSLAARFNTRENTPILRVESVSELVDGTPFEYTVNYFRLHQYSFEFIAHRQTPQ, from the coding sequence ATGTTGAAACCTCGCTACATGCAAATAGCCGATTTACTCACTGAGCAGATTAAAGATGGCACCCTCACACCGGGCGCGATGATGCCGACTGAGGCTACGCTACAAGCCACCTATGACGTCAGCCGCGTCACCATACGTAAAGCGATGAAAGTGTTGGTTGATAACGATCTGCTTTACCGCGTCCGAGGTAGCGGCAGTTATGTAAAAGCCCCTAAAGCACAGCACAACGCCTTTCAACTGATGGGGTTTATCGAAGAGGTCTCCGCACAAGGCAAAACACCCAGCTCAAAAGTGATCGCATTTGAAACGTCACCTTGTAGCCACACCATTGCCAGTAAATTGAACTTGGAGGAAGGGACGTTGATTTATGAAATCCAACGTCTTCGTTTGATTGATGGCGAGCCAGAAATCCTTGAGTGCACCTACCTGCCGGTGGCCATGTTTACCGATCTCAGTATCGAAGTGATGCAAACATCAAAATACGACTATATCGAGCGACATAAGGGGATGCAGATCGCGAAAAGTCGCCAATGTGTCTGGCCAGATAGTACGTCAACCTCACTCGCCGCGCGCTTCAACACCCGGGAAAATACGCCCATATTGCGGGTCGAATCCGTCAGTGAGCTTGTCGACGGGACACCGTTTGAATATACCGTGAACTACTTTCGCTTGCATCAGTACAGCTTTGAATTCATCGCCCACCGCCAAACGCCACAATAA
- a CDS encoding 6-phospho-alpha-glucosidase, which produces MMKPQKLTIVGGGSTYTLGMINSLIAEKAAFPLSKITFYDIDEQRQASNAKATEILLREAYPEVEEFVYTTDKETAFSDADFFFIQIRTGGLPMRERDEQVPLSYGCVGQETCGAGGMAYGLRSIGDMITLVNDIRHFAPDAWILNYTNPAAIVAEALQREFPHDNRILNICDMPAAIMVSYAQLLGCEIWDLVPEYFGLNHFGWFTKVRNREGVDLTDEIKRIILEEGISAVDPEIADDPSWQATFKNMQTMLKDNPQYLPNTYLQYYLYPEKMVEKEDIANTRARQVINGREKRVFSLNERIIAAGTTANERLHADIHGRYMVRVAASLAYNRGETYLVIVPNDGAIPNIQNDAMVEVPAALTNDGPKRFAVGTIPTFQKALIEGQLGYEKLVVDAWFSGDRQTLVNALTLNRTVVDVPKAQQIVDELLRVNGDYLPQFH; this is translated from the coding sequence ATGATGAAACCACAAAAGCTCACTATCGTCGGGGGTGGAAGCACCTATACATTGGGAATGATCAATAGCTTGATTGCTGAAAAAGCCGCATTTCCGCTCAGCAAAATCACCTTTTATGATATTGATGAACAAAGACAAGCCTCGAATGCAAAAGCGACGGAGATCTTGCTGCGCGAGGCTTATCCTGAGGTCGAAGAGTTTGTTTATACCACGGATAAAGAAACCGCATTTTCTGATGCCGATTTCTTCTTTATTCAGATTCGCACGGGTGGGTTACCGATGCGTGAGCGTGATGAGCAGGTTCCACTCTCTTATGGCTGTGTCGGTCAAGAAACCTGTGGCGCGGGCGGCATGGCGTATGGACTACGCTCGATAGGTGACATGATCACTCTCGTGAATGACATCCGTCACTTTGCTCCGGATGCTTGGATTTTAAACTATACCAATCCCGCAGCCATTGTCGCTGAAGCCTTACAGCGTGAGTTTCCTCATGACAACCGCATTCTAAACATCTGCGACATGCCCGCTGCCATTATGGTGAGTTATGCCCAATTACTCGGCTGCGAAATCTGGGACTTGGTGCCGGAATACTTTGGGCTGAATCACTTTGGATGGTTTACCAAGGTACGAAACCGAGAAGGTGTTGACCTGACCGATGAGATTAAACGCATCATTTTGGAAGAGGGGATCAGTGCCGTTGATCCAGAAATTGCAGATGACCCTTCATGGCAAGCAACGTTCAAGAACATGCAAACCATGCTAAAAGACAACCCGCAGTATTTACCCAATACTTACCTGCAATACTACTTATATCCAGAAAAAATGGTGGAAAAAGAAGATATTGCTAATACGCGTGCGCGCCAAGTGATCAATGGGCGAGAAAAGCGCGTGTTTAGCCTGAATGAGCGCATCATTGCCGCGGGCACTACCGCCAATGAGCGCCTCCACGCGGATATTCATGGGCGCTATATGGTGCGTGTAGCGGCCTCCTTGGCCTATAACCGTGGCGAGACGTATCTGGTTATCGTACCGAATGATGGGGCGATCCCCAATATTCAGAATGATGCCATGGTGGAAGTGCCGGCCGCGTTAACCAATGACGGCCCGAAACGTTTTGCGGTCGGAACCATCCCGACGTTCCAAAAAGCACTGATCGAAGGCCAACTTGGCTACGAAAAGCTGGTCGTGGATGCATGGTTTAGCGGGGATCGACAAACACTGGTCAACGCGCTCACGCTCAATCGAACCGTCGTGGATGTGCCAAAAGCGCAGCAAATCGTCGATGAGCTCTTACGTGTGAACGGCGACTATCTACCTCAATTTCATTAA
- a CDS encoding DUF6482 family protein, which translates to MNYSQPKAWMRADPRSCPQCYVMAHAGGAKYSVEVEVKHELEPLRSDQTGEVMQFDHVGQVGEKLKALGIEEGVLRLMDPYDEFATGGEPGCREDMPIRF; encoded by the coding sequence ATGAACTATTCACAGCCCAAAGCATGGATGCGCGCGGATCCTCGCTCATGTCCACAATGTTATGTGATGGCACACGCAGGCGGCGCGAAATACTCGGTCGAAGTCGAAGTGAAGCATGAATTAGAGCCTTTACGCTCGGACCAAACCGGTGAGGTGATGCAATTTGATCATGTCGGACAAGTGGGAGAAAAACTTAAAGCGTTAGGGATTGAAGAGGGCGTACTGCGCTTGATGGATCCTTACGATGAGTTTGCCACGGGCGGAGAGCCAGGCTGTCGAGAAGACATGCCCATTCGTTTTTGA
- a CDS encoding sulfite exporter TauE/SafE family protein, with product MTSLTVLLFVVCMLLGACVGTLSGLLGIGGGLVVVPALTFLLPVFGIAPTVVMPIALATSLATIVLTSSASAWRHFRLGNVHLEAVKALVPGMMLGGILGAGLADRLPHDWLPRLFGVIVLAMALQMSLNRRPYRARPLPHWLRLSFAGTLIGTLSSLAGIGGGSFTVPYLHWRGVSMHQAIGSASAGGAVLALGGMVSFVWLGWRQTEPLPALSVGYLYLPALLGVVSTSVWMTRVGAQLAVRLPTAQIKRIFAVFLVIVGVSMLLK from the coding sequence ATCACCAGCTTAACCGTGCTGCTGTTTGTGGTGTGTATGCTGCTGGGGGCCTGTGTAGGGACTTTATCTGGCCTGCTGGGCATTGGTGGGGGCTTAGTCGTGGTGCCCGCTCTTACCTTCTTGCTTCCCGTGTTTGGTATTGCGCCCACTGTGGTGATGCCTATCGCGCTCGCCACCTCACTTGCCACCATTGTACTGACGTCAAGCGCCTCTGCTTGGCGCCATTTTCGTTTGGGAAATGTTCACCTTGAGGCGGTTAAAGCGCTCGTCCCTGGTATGATGCTGGGCGGCATCTTGGGGGCTGGGCTGGCGGATCGGCTACCTCACGACTGGTTGCCTCGCCTGTTTGGCGTGATAGTGCTTGCCATGGCACTACAAATGTCGCTCAATCGGCGTCCCTATCGCGCGCGCCCTTTACCGCATTGGCTGCGACTGTCCTTTGCGGGCACACTGATCGGGACACTCTCGAGCTTAGCGGGCATTGGGGGCGGCTCTTTTACCGTCCCATACCTGCATTGGCGCGGCGTCAGTATGCACCAAGCCATTGGCAGTGCCTCGGCGGGGGGCGCGGTGTTGGCGCTGGGTGGCATGGTAAGTTTTGTGTGGTTGGGCTGGCGTCAAACGGAACCCTTGCCCGCGCTCAGTGTCGGATATTTGTATTTGCCTGCGTTGCTCGGCGTCGTGTCAACGTCGGTGTGGATGACACGGGTCGGTGCCCAACTGGCGGTGAGGCTACCCACAGCGCAAATAAAACGTATTTTTGCCGTCTTTCTTGTTATCGTCGGCGTCAGCATGTTGTTGAAATAA
- the lgt gene encoding prolipoprotein diacylglyceryl transferase, with protein sequence MAEGYITFPSIDPILFELGPVAVRWYGLMYLLGFVFALWLANHRAAKPNSGWSKEEVSDLLFAGFLGVVLGGRIGYVLFYQFDAFVADPLFLFKVWTGGMSFHGGLLGVITAMVWYARKTQRHFFTVADFIAPLVPFGLGAGRLGNFINGELWGRVTDVPWAMVFPSGGPWPRHPSQLYEFALEGVALFIILNLYIKKPRPMGAVSGLFLTGYGTFRFIVEYFREPDAHLGLFAGIFSMGQLLSLPMIIAGAVMIGWAYRRQPAK encoded by the coding sequence ATGGCCGAAGGCTACATTACCTTTCCGTCAATCGACCCCATCTTATTTGAACTTGGTCCGGTAGCCGTGCGTTGGTACGGCTTAATGTATTTACTGGGCTTTGTGTTCGCCTTATGGCTGGCGAATCATCGTGCGGCCAAACCGAATAGCGGTTGGAGCAAAGAAGAAGTCAGCGATCTCCTTTTTGCTGGCTTTTTGGGGGTCGTGCTCGGGGGACGCATTGGCTACGTCCTATTTTATCAATTTGATGCCTTTGTTGCCGATCCGCTGTTTTTATTCAAAGTGTGGACAGGTGGCATGTCCTTCCACGGGGGCTTGCTGGGTGTGATCACCGCCATGGTGTGGTACGCGCGTAAAACGCAGCGTCACTTTTTTACCGTCGCCGACTTTATCGCGCCGCTGGTACCCTTTGGACTGGGCGCAGGTCGCCTAGGGAATTTTATCAATGGTGAACTTTGGGGGCGGGTGACCGATGTCCCGTGGGCGATGGTATTCCCAAGTGGTGGCCCTTGGCCGCGGCACCCCTCACAGCTTTATGAGTTTGCGCTAGAAGGTGTCGCCCTGTTTATCATTCTCAACCTCTATATCAAAAAGCCGCGCCCGATGGGCGCAGTATCAGGGCTTTTCTTGACAGGCTACGGGACGTTCCGCTTTATTGTGGAGTATTTCCGTGAGCCTGATGCGCACCTAGGCTTGTTTGCCGGCATTTTCAGCATGGGGCAACTGTTGTCATTACCCATGATTATTGCGGGCGCCGTGATGATCGGATGGGCGTACCGTCGCCAACCCGCCAAGTGA
- a CDS encoding alpha-glucoside-specific PTS transporter subunit IIBC, whose product MKDMIQRFGAAMFVPVLLFPAAGMLLGLSVMLLNQDLFPWAVEGSAWVKVSTILLQASLAVFKNMALVFAVGLPIALAKSASGRAVLATLVSYITFNYVIGGILQFWGPELGVNYVEGERGLTDVGGILTLDTNLLGAIVIASLSVWVHNRFFDKKLPNWAAVFGGTPLVVIVSFPIMVLMAIITCFTWPSIQHGINNLQTFLVGAGSFGVWMFTFLERIMIPTGLHHFVYGPVFYGPVAVDGGTVAHWIQNIQNFASNPAPLTEQFPQGGLMLTGMGKVFGCTGIAMALYATAKPENKKMVLGLVLGAALTAILTGITEPIEFTFLFIAPALFALHAVLAATMATIAYWFGVSGNFQTGLIDFIFQNWLPLGSLHGDTYIVQVLIGLSFTAIYFVVFRALILKFDIPTPGRGSAEAKLYTKADYKDAHQSDSSSGVIDSGQASAFIEGLGGKDNIALLTNCATRLRIKVHEPEKVAETQYFQEHGAVNMVRNGDSFQIIVGLTVPQVREEMTQLTQA is encoded by the coding sequence ATGAAAGATATGATCCAGCGCTTTGGCGCAGCAATGTTTGTCCCTGTGCTCCTCTTTCCAGCAGCCGGTATGTTATTAGGCTTATCGGTGATGCTGCTCAACCAAGATCTCTTTCCTTGGGCAGTGGAAGGCAGTGCATGGGTTAAAGTGTCAACGATCCTTCTCCAAGCCTCGTTGGCGGTGTTTAAAAATATGGCCTTGGTGTTTGCGGTCGGGTTACCGATAGCACTAGCAAAATCTGCATCTGGGCGCGCAGTGCTTGCCACACTGGTGTCATACATCACCTTTAATTATGTGATTGGTGGCATTTTACAGTTCTGGGGACCTGAGCTTGGGGTGAACTATGTGGAGGGTGAGCGTGGGCTTACTGATGTGGGCGGTATACTGACTTTGGATACTAACCTATTGGGCGCCATCGTCATTGCTAGCCTCTCCGTTTGGGTTCACAACCGTTTCTTCGACAAAAAACTGCCAAACTGGGCGGCCGTGTTTGGTGGCACACCTTTGGTGGTCATTGTGAGTTTTCCGATTATGGTACTCATGGCGATCATCACCTGTTTTACCTGGCCAAGTATTCAGCACGGCATTAATAATCTACAAACCTTTTTAGTCGGTGCGGGGTCATTCGGGGTGTGGATGTTCACCTTCCTTGAGCGGATTATGATCCCAACGGGGCTGCATCACTTTGTCTATGGCCCGGTATTTTATGGACCTGTAGCAGTGGATGGCGGCACAGTGGCCCATTGGATTCAAAATATCCAAAACTTTGCCAGCAATCCTGCTCCCTTAACCGAGCAATTCCCGCAAGGTGGCTTGATGTTGACTGGCATGGGAAAAGTCTTTGGTTGTACGGGGATTGCTATGGCGCTTTACGCAACCGCGAAGCCAGAAAATAAGAAAATGGTGCTCGGCTTGGTGCTTGGGGCGGCATTGACGGCCATTCTTACTGGGATCACCGAACCGATTGAGTTTACCTTCTTGTTTATCGCGCCGGCATTGTTTGCACTCCACGCAGTATTGGCAGCCACCATGGCAACCATTGCCTATTGGTTTGGTGTTTCAGGTAACTTTCAAACTGGGCTTATCGACTTTATTTTTCAAAATTGGCTACCGCTAGGCAGCTTGCATGGTGACACCTATATTGTGCAAGTGCTCATCGGCCTGAGTTTCACCGCTATCTACTTTGTGGTGTTCCGCGCGCTGATTTTGAAGTTTGATATTCCCACTCCGGGTCGAGGTAGCGCAGAGGCGAAGCTTTATACCAAAGCCGATTATAAGGACGCGCACCAGAGTGATTCATCGAGCGGAGTGATTGATAGTGGACAAGCGAGTGCGTTTATTGAAGGGCTAGGTGGCAAAGACAACATAGCCTTGCTGACCAATTGTGCCACGCGGTTACGTATCAAGGTACATGAGCCAGAAAAAGTGGCAGAAACACAATATTTTCAAGAGCATGGTGCAGTAAACATGGTACGTAATGGTGATAGCTTTCAAATTATTGTTGGCTTAACTGTACCTCAGGTTCGCGAAGAAATGACGCAATTGACACAAGCTTAA
- the rppH gene encoding RNA pyrophosphohydrolase — MIDGDGYRPNVGIVICNGHGQVLWARRYGQHSWQFPQGGIDEGESPEQAMYRELYEEVGLTKKDVRILGTSRHWLRYKLPKRLVRWDSKPVCIGQKQKWFLLKLECDESRVNVSRGGTPEFDGWRWVSYWYPVRQVVAFKREVYRRAMKEFAPLAMPFKERKPRRRHKRG; from the coding sequence GTGATTGATGGCGATGGCTATCGTCCCAATGTGGGGATAGTAATTTGTAACGGCCACGGTCAAGTTCTCTGGGCTCGTCGATATGGTCAGCATTCGTGGCAGTTTCCACAAGGTGGCATCGATGAAGGGGAAAGCCCTGAACAAGCGATGTACCGGGAGTTGTACGAAGAGGTAGGTCTGACCAAGAAAGATGTACGCATCTTAGGGACCAGTCGACATTGGCTGCGCTATAAGTTACCCAAACGCTTGGTGCGCTGGGATTCTAAGCCCGTGTGCATTGGGCAAAAGCAGAAGTGGTTTTTGCTAAAACTTGAATGTGACGAGTCACGCGTCAATGTCTCGCGCGGAGGCACACCTGAATTTGATGGTTGGCGCTGGGTGAGTTATTGGTATCCAGTGCGGCAAGTGGTGGCGTTTAAGCGCGAGGTGTATCGGCGCGCGATGAAAGAGTTTGCGCCACTTGCGATGCCGTTTAAAGAACGCAAACCTCGACGTCGACATAAGCGAGGATAA
- the ptsP gene encoding phosphoenolpyruvate--protein phosphotransferase, with protein sequence MLTQLRHIVQSVAASSDLEQALHTLVQQTCVAMRTECCSVYLANAEHQQFELMATQGLDPCAQVSMAFGEGLVGVVGERAEPLNLAYAREHPAFKPFPSTGEDAFQSFLGTPIIYRKKVLGVLVVQQHQPRQFDESEESFLVTLAAQLAVVFAHADAQGGWQGAPSPVLLEGMPASPGIGIAQAWCDDSQPRLEEVAPACHLDTQGELDRLDAAIDDASTEFRRLRKRFDKELQKDALAIFDLFVHLLNDPMLREDMTVRIQQGDAATWAVRQTVEAFSARFAAMDDPYLKARAGDVKELGQRLLYFLIAPAGSPPPVSTPIVLLARELTAGMLASIPRALLTGVVAEEGAANSHAAILARALGIPAVMGVSFSPAKLHQKTVILDGHKGVLMIEPAEALINEYQHLVQEEASLQSTFESALAAPGQTQDGTRVEVHLNAGLSADSQIAINQGVDGVGLFRTEVPFLMQRRFPSEDEQVKQYRAILASYPDKPVVMRTLDIGGDKPLPYLSVEEDNPFLGWRGIRFTLDHPDIFLIQVRAMLRASIGLNNLKLLLPMISGRNELLEAKALISRAYQEVSQEAQHAGQSLNIPLLGIMVEVPSILYQLDSIARDVDFLSVGTNDLTQYLLAVDRNNARVADIFDALHPSVLHALASIAAVGTRHQLPVSVCGELAGDPVGASLLVGLGYHQLSMNTRNVAKIKYLLSRLPHERLVMQANQVLTLDHPSEIRTATEAFLAAQGLEALVKIGQMR encoded by the coding sequence GTGCTCACGCAGTTACGACATATTGTGCAAAGTGTAGCGGCGTCTTCAGATCTTGAGCAGGCGTTACACACTTTAGTGCAACAAACCTGCGTGGCGATGCGTACCGAGTGCTGCTCCGTTTATCTTGCCAATGCCGAACACCAACAGTTCGAGCTGATGGCAACACAAGGCCTCGACCCTTGTGCACAAGTGTCGATGGCATTTGGCGAGGGGTTGGTCGGTGTGGTAGGTGAGCGCGCTGAGCCTTTAAATTTGGCGTATGCGCGTGAGCATCCTGCGTTCAAACCTTTCCCTTCCACCGGCGAGGATGCGTTTCAATCCTTTCTTGGCACGCCCATCATTTATCGCAAAAAGGTGTTGGGTGTGCTGGTGGTGCAGCAACACCAACCCCGCCAGTTTGATGAGAGCGAAGAGTCCTTTCTCGTGACCTTAGCCGCACAGCTGGCGGTGGTGTTTGCCCATGCCGATGCGCAAGGTGGCTGGCAGGGAGCCCCGTCACCGGTGTTACTGGAGGGAATGCCTGCGTCGCCGGGCATTGGCATCGCACAAGCTTGGTGTGATGACTCCCAACCGCGGCTTGAAGAGGTGGCGCCCGCTTGCCACCTAGATACACAAGGTGAACTCGATAGACTGGATGCGGCGATTGACGATGCCAGTACCGAGTTTCGTCGTCTGCGTAAACGCTTTGATAAAGAGCTACAAAAAGACGCGCTGGCGATTTTTGATTTGTTTGTTCATCTGCTTAACGATCCTATGCTGCGTGAAGATATGACGGTGCGGATCCAGCAGGGGGATGCCGCCACCTGGGCGGTAAGACAAACGGTTGAAGCCTTTTCTGCCCGTTTCGCCGCGATGGATGATCCTTACCTAAAAGCCCGTGCCGGCGATGTGAAAGAGTTAGGACAGCGGCTGCTTTACTTTTTAATCGCACCGGCGGGGAGTCCACCACCGGTTTCGACGCCCATTGTGCTGTTGGCGCGAGAGTTAACGGCGGGCATGTTAGCGTCAATTCCCCGCGCATTACTGACGGGTGTGGTCGCCGAAGAAGGGGCGGCGAACTCACACGCGGCTATCTTGGCACGTGCGTTGGGGATCCCGGCGGTAATGGGCGTCAGCTTTTCTCCCGCCAAGCTTCATCAAAAAACCGTGATCCTCGATGGCCACAAAGGGGTGTTGATGATCGAGCCCGCTGAGGCATTGATCAACGAATACCAGCACCTGGTGCAAGAAGAAGCGAGCCTGCAATCTACCTTTGAGAGCGCACTGGCGGCCCCGGGACAAACTCAGGATGGCACACGTGTTGAAGTGCATTTGAATGCCGGCTTAAGCGCGGATAGCCAAATTGCGATCAATCAAGGGGTTGATGGGGTTGGGCTCTTTCGTACGGAAGTCCCGTTTCTAATGCAGCGCCGTTTTCCCTCTGAAGACGAGCAGGTCAAACAATACCGTGCGATTCTTGCCAGTTATCCCGATAAACCTGTGGTGATGCGCACCTTGGATATTGGCGGCGATAAACCATTGCCCTATTTAAGTGTTGAAGAGGACAACCCGTTTTTAGGCTGGCGGGGGATCCGCTTTACCCTCGATCATCCAGATATCTTCTTAATTCAGGTACGTGCGATGTTACGTGCCAGTATCGGCCTCAATAATTTAAAGCTATTGTTACCCATGATCTCGGGACGTAACGAGCTACTGGAGGCAAAAGCGCTCATTAGCCGAGCTTATCAAGAGGTCAGCCAAGAGGCCCAGCACGCCGGGCAGAGTCTCAACATTCCTTTATTAGGGATCATGGTTGAGGTGCCTTCTATTTTATATCAGCTTGATAGCATTGCCCGAGATGTGGATTTTCTCTCAGTCGGCACCAATGATCTCACTCAATATCTATTAGCGGTTGATCGCAACAATGCGCGCGTAGCTGATATTTTTGATGCTTTGCATCCCTCGGTATTACACGCATTAGCGTCGATTGCCGCGGTGGGAACGCGTCATCAATTACCTGTCAGTGTGTGTGGTGAGCTAGCCGGCGATCCGGTGGGGGCCTCATTATTGGTGGGCTTGGGGTACCACCAACTGAGTATGAACACCCGCAACGTGGCCAAAATTAAATACTTGCTAAGCCGCTTACCCCATGAGCGCTTGGTCATGCAGGCCAATCAGGTGTTGACGCTGGATCACCCAAGCGAGATCCGCACCGCGACTGAAGCCTTTCTCGCCGCGCAAGGCTTAGAGGCGTTGGTCAAAATCGGACAAATGCGATGA
- a CDS encoding NADP(H)-dependent aldo-keto reductase — protein MQYHRLPHSSLEVSKVCLGTMTFGEQNSEADAHAQLDLAFERGVNFIDTAEMYPVPPSQSTQGLTEQYIGSWLEKSGKRDRVILATKVAGPRNVPYIRDNMSLNRRHIHQAVEDSLTRLKTDYIDLYQVHWPQRHNNCFGKLNYPYQDEHSGVTILDTLDALNELVQAGKIRYIGVSNETPWGVMRYLHLAEKHGLTRIVSIQNPYNLLNRTFEVGLSEISHHEGVELLAYSPLAFGALSGKYLQGARPKGARCTLHQRFARYFTESGQKATQEYVDLAQRHGLDPAQMALAFVNSRPFVASNIIGATTLKQLESNLDSLELTLSDDVLVGIDEIANRYPNPCP, from the coding sequence ATGCAATACCACCGTTTGCCCCATTCCTCGCTAGAGGTGAGTAAAGTGTGCTTAGGCACCATGACATTTGGTGAGCAAAATAGTGAAGCTGACGCCCATGCGCAGCTCGATCTTGCCTTTGAACGGGGCGTTAATTTTATTGATACCGCAGAAATGTATCCCGTTCCCCCCAGCCAATCCACACAAGGATTAACCGAACAGTACATCGGCAGCTGGTTAGAAAAGTCCGGGAAGCGCGATCGTGTTATCCTCGCAACCAAAGTGGCGGGGCCACGCAATGTCCCCTATATCCGAGATAATATGTCGCTTAACCGACGCCATATTCATCAAGCCGTTGAAGATAGCCTGACACGACTAAAAACCGACTATATCGATTTGTATCAAGTGCACTGGCCACAGCGGCACAATAACTGTTTTGGTAAGCTCAATTATCCGTATCAAGATGAACACTCTGGGGTCACGATCCTCGATACCCTGGATGCACTGAATGAACTCGTCCAAGCAGGAAAAATTCGTTATATCGGCGTCTCAAACGAAACACCTTGGGGCGTGATGCGCTATTTGCATCTGGCAGAGAAGCACGGCCTCACGCGTATCGTTTCTATTCAGAACCCTTATAATTTGCTTAACCGCACCTTTGAAGTCGGCCTGTCGGAAATCAGTCATCATGAAGGGGTGGAATTGCTCGCCTACTCGCCGCTGGCGTTTGGCGCGTTGAGCGGTAAATATTTGCAAGGCGCACGCCCGAAAGGGGCCCGTTGTACACTGCACCAACGCTTCGCACGCTACTTTACCGAGTCAGGGCAAAAGGCCACGCAAGAGTATGTCGATCTTGCCCAGCGCCATGGTCTTGATCCGGCACAAATGGCACTCGCGTTCGTCAATAGTCGTCCTTTTGTCGCCTCTAACATCATTGGCGCCACGACGCTAAAACAGCTAGAGAGTAATCTCGATAGCTTGGAGCTGACGCTGAGTGACGATGTGCTTGTTGGTATTGATGAGATCGCTAACCGCTACCCTAACCCCTGCCCTTAG